The following coding sequences lie in one Frondihabitans peucedani genomic window:
- a CDS encoding LppP/LprE family lipoprotein: MLTRTQHRLAAIASAAVLAGSLAGCTGSQSTPVTAPSSPASSTGTAGQSLAPEPAPQSSAPQTPPASSPSDGATSGAGSCGPSSGRAAAAKGIASLALPSGLPDATWDAANADYSTYQPCSALSWVTLGLTGATASSPYAILLFHDGEYLGTATKAAYSFHPDVARTGGSSLAVTYHYAKPGESDADRSGTTRATLTWSSAAQKVQFSGQTPPVG; this comes from the coding sequence ATGCTCACCCGCACTCAGCACCGACTCGCCGCGATCGCCTCCGCAGCTGTCCTGGCCGGCTCGCTCGCCGGATGCACCGGCTCGCAGTCGACGCCGGTGACCGCACCCAGCAGTCCGGCCTCCTCGACCGGGACAGCAGGGCAGTCGTTGGCTCCGGAGCCGGCACCCCAGAGCTCCGCTCCGCAGACGCCACCCGCGAGCTCGCCGTCAGACGGTGCGACGTCGGGCGCCGGATCCTGCGGGCCCTCGAGCGGGCGGGCCGCAGCAGCGAAGGGCATCGCGTCGCTCGCTCTGCCGAGCGGCCTCCCGGATGCCACCTGGGACGCCGCGAACGCCGACTACTCCACCTACCAGCCCTGCTCGGCGCTGTCGTGGGTGACTCTCGGCCTGACCGGCGCGACGGCGAGTTCGCCGTACGCGATCCTGCTGTTCCATGACGGCGAGTACCTCGGGACAGCGACGAAGGCGGCGTACTCGTTCCACCCCGACGTAGCCCGGACGGGCGGGTCGTCACTGGCCGTGACGTACCACTACGCGAAGCCGGGCGAGAGCGACGCCGACCGGAGCGGGACGACCCGCGCGACCCTGACGTGGAGCAGCGCGGCGCAGAAGGTGCAGTTCAGCGGGCAGACGCCGCCGGTCGGCTGA